The Candidatus Zixiibacteriota bacterium genome segment TCGATCGAAACGCCTCCAGCATGTCGAGGGACTTCGAATCGATCTCCAACGATTTCCATGCACTGTCAGAAGAGTTGCTGAATGGTCAGGGTACTATGGCTCAGCTGCTCAAGGACCCGAGACCATTTGATAACATCGTATCCGCAACTGCCCGGCTTGATACCCTGTTGGCGAAGGTCGAATCTGGCGAAGGCACCGCGGGGCAGCTTGTCAACGATCAGGAATTGTACGACAACATCAAAGATCTGATGGCGCGGATGAATACTCTCACCAAGGATTTGATGGACAATCCGAAGAAGTACTTCAAGTTCAGTGTATTCTAAATCAGTTTCCCGGAGTCCCCAGGGTACTATCTTGATTAATGCGATTCGAAGTGAGCGACACACCGACAATCCTTCGAACAAGGTTCAAAGCTGCTTCAAATCCTGTATCAATAGTGAACAGTTTTGGAGAGCGGAACGTCGCGTAATTGCAACCACATGTGATACAACGCAATACTGTCAAGATGATTTGCGGCTGATGCCCGGCAATCATCGTAATCCTGACATCACTGCGAACACTCCACCGCAAGACATTCACTATCATGTGGTTACAGTCCGAGCACTTCTGAGGCACAATCAAATGAAACTTTTGTTCTCCTGTAACTGTTAAATATGCAAGGAGATAGGACGATAGACTCGATATACCGATGACCATCTGGAATTTGACATTGCGAGATTATCTATTACATTAGAAGTGAACTCCGATACTTCGTCGAGGAGGATATATGAACGAAGGCCGAAAGACCGGAATCTATGCGCTTATGCTCACGATGACAGCGATTGCACTTGTCTGGCTGGTCGGTTCCGGTCAGGCTGAGCCGAATTATGCGAGCGGCGAGCTACTCGTTCAGACTCAGAGCATTGATCAGACAGCCGACGACACGACGGAAAATCTCGCGACCCGCGAGAAAACAATCCTCTACTACACTCGCCTCCTGGTGGATATGGCCTACAATATTCACTCCAGATACATGGAGGACGTCAGCCCTAAGGATCTCGCTTATGCGGGTGTCAAGGGTATGCTTGAGGATCTCGACCCGTTTTCAGTCTTGATGGAGAAACAGTCGTACGACCAGTTGATGGAGAACACGCATGGCATGTATCAAGGGCTTGGCATGCAGATCGGCAAGCGCGGCGACTATATTACGGTAATTGCTCCCATGGAAGGAACACCAGCCTATAAGGTCGGACTAACTGCCGGGGATTTGGTCATCGCCATCAACGGCGAGGATACTAAAGACATGACGGTCGAGGACGCATCGATCCTTATGAGAGGAACAGCTGGTACCTCGGTTACACTCACAGTAAAACGGCCCGGCTATGATGAAGAGCTCGACTATTTGGTAACTCGCGATGAAATACCACTTTACAGTGTGAATTACGCCGGAATCGTGCAGGGCAATATCGGCTATGTGAGACTCTCCAGATTCGCAGAGACCACCGAAGATGAACTTATTTCGGCGATTGACAGTCTCCAGAAGGAGACCGAACTCGAAGGACTCATCTTTGATCTCCGATCTAACGGCGGAGGTCTGTTGTCTCAGGCGATTCAGACTGCGAATCTTTTCCTCGACAGGAATAAGCTCGTCGTCTACACGCGGGGACGCCTCCCCTCCTCGGAAAGAAGGTACTCCTGCGAAGGAGAAGCACTGTATCAGGGCAAGCCACTTGTTGTCCTTGTTGACGGCGGTTCGGCATCTGCCTCCGAAATCGTCGCAGGCGCAATTCAGGACTGGGATCGAGGGATCATAATCGGAAACACTACATTTGGCAAAGGCCTTGTGCAGCAGATTTTCGGTGGGACCGGCGAATCGGATGTGGCGCTGAAGCTGACGACCGCCAAGTACTATGTTCCTTCCGGAAGATGCATTCAGAAACCGGAGCGTTCTAAAAAGCATCCCGACGAGATTACAGAATTAGATATTGAATCTGATAGCGACGAAATCGATGAGGACCGCGAGATCTTCTACACAAACGGCGGGCGCATTGTTTACGGTGGTGGCGGCATTGTACCCGACATCGATGTCGACAGAGAAAAATGGCAGCCGATCGATATGAACCTCGAACGGCAGTCAATGTTCTTCAATTTCGCCGTAGATTACACATCAAGGCATAAGAACATTCCGCGGGATTTCGAAGTCACTGATGAGATATTTAGCGAATTCG includes the following:
- a CDS encoding S41 family peptidase; translation: MNEGRKTGIYALMLTMTAIALVWLVGSGQAEPNYASGELLVQTQSIDQTADDTTENLATREKTILYYTRLLVDMAYNIHSRYMEDVSPKDLAYAGVKGMLEDLDPFSVLMEKQSYDQLMENTHGMYQGLGMQIGKRGDYITVIAPMEGTPAYKVGLTAGDLVIAINGEDTKDMTVEDASILMRGTAGTSVTLTVKRPGYDEELDYLVTRDEIPLYSVNYAGIVQGNIGYVRLSRFAETTEDELISAIDSLQKETELEGLIFDLRSNGGGLLSQAIQTANLFLDRNKLVVYTRGRLPSSERRYSCEGEALYQGKPLVVLVDGGSASASEIVAGAIQDWDRGIIIGNTTFGKGLVQQIFGGTGESDVALKLTTAKYYVPSGRCIQKPERSKKHPDEITELDIESDSDEIDEDREIFYTNGGRIVYGGGGIVPDIDVDREKWQPIDMNLERQSMFFNFAVDYTSRHKNIPRDFEVTDEIFSEFVAFCKESKFEYRSQMELSLDDFENAAKDAEKEDLFDKDIEKIRSIIEGEKESDFQASKDYIDRRIKREIVRKEFGERGVYEELVLKADPYVQKALEILSEKKRYSELLKAGHSIAGDS